A genomic segment from Aspergillus puulaauensis MK2 DNA, chromosome 1, nearly complete sequence encodes:
- a CDS encoding putative small nuclear ribonucleoprotein (LSM7) (COG:A;~EggNog:ENOG410PRCE;~InterPro:IPR010920,IPR017132,IPR001163;~PFAM:PF01423;~go_process: GO:0000398 - mRNA splicing, via spliceosome [Evidence IEA];~go_process: GO:0000956 - nuclear-transcribed mRNA catabolic process [Evidence IEA]), with product MSERGSFRGGGRSRGGGYDRSGGRGGHGKGGGGGGAQQQEKPKKENILDLNKYMDKEVRVKFNGGREVSGTLKGYDQLMNLVLDDVKESMRDDEGNENTRFLGLIVARGTLIVLISPADGSEQIANPFVQAEE from the exons ATGTCCGAACGAGGCTCGTTCCGTGGAGGTGGTCGCAGCCGCGGCGGAGGATATGATCGCTCtggcggccgtggcggccaTGGAAaaggtggcggtggtggcggtgctcagcagcaagaaaagcCCAAGAAGGAAAACATCCTCGATCTGAATAAATACATGGACAAGGAAGTCCGCGTAAAGTTCAATGGCGGGCGAGAGG TCTCTGGAACACTCAAAGGATATGACCAGCTGATGAACCTGGTTTTGGACGACGTCAAGGAGTCTATGCGTG ATGACGAGGGCAACGAGAACACGCGGTTTCTCGGTCTCATTGTCGCGCGTGGCACCTTGATTGTCCTGATCTCCCCTGCGGATGGAAGTGAGCAGATTGCCAACCCATTCGTTCAGGCGGAGGAGTAA
- a CDS encoding uncharacterized protein (COG:S;~EggNog:ENOG410PMUE;~InterPro:IPR001138;~go_function: GO:0000981 - DNA-binding transcription factor activity, RNA polymerase II-specific [Evidence IEA];~go_function: GO:0008270 - zinc ion binding [Evidence IEA];~go_process: GO:0006355 - regulation of transcription, DNA-templated [Evidence IEA]) has product MDSRTTTTEAPSKRPRSDSGEFPPIASKLPKTHSNHLQINYLARQYPENLPLVSLEDTMPAIVHLIGEYDGVLHRHESIAGNLGACPLGPILIKRFERLFDGPPRVLKSHGKDNPNVTWLDVVEFAKSKPEQFNLEKSRNGVRVCQFYTKQSRVEISEEDFVLIASGMPQKMIPPQPIIEDEEKELGALEILEKNLQQIIQVADQVSARARQLNHRLKNRRTAIVTRRESDVTLHNSRPPQLHSQTQPHLPQQRSMSPVWRDANGNAHGPLNGNGNGASNAQSPSSGFVAVNTGRHGAEVPAEENPLSSQFLFSHSNTENVTIINGTSIKGASPTTRAELMKKFFTTQDRQVRSSYEEATGSSNRQSSRPRPRVSEGGGDYSSMFAPSPATVAIPNTPTSLLPPPKSHHHEKDDGGPFKIEMVARMEELQRGDRIMPPCDRCRRLHMDCLKNLTACMGCTKKHAKCSWRDVKEDELREAQRADREHAEDPHSKETSTSPTATAPEQSYPSTTVPTPAPAPATVLPEPERGREGPADVNIRRESAPIAAPVSRPPPGREVSPRRAMSENQGSHSHPFGHERHDRTGRRISINRNEHARDDRDDVPDALRQAILDTYNTHHRAAAKASVHEVSNERERDREHDKEREQREREREREREREQERDRKLVRA; this is encoded by the exons atggATTCTCGAACGACAACGACAGAGGCGCCTAGTAAGCGACCTCGATCAGATTCTGGGGAGTTCCCCCCGATTGCGTCCAAACTCCCCAAGACCCATTCAAATCACCTGCAAATTAACTATCTTGCGCGCCAATACCCCGAAAACCTTCCTCTAGTCTCGCTAGAAGACACAATGCCCGCTATAGTGCACTTGATTGGCGAATATGACGGTGTCTTACATCGCCATGAGAGCATCGCTGGGAATCTAGGCGCGTGCCCTCTGGGCCCAATCCTGATCAAGCGCTTCGAGCGTCTTTTCGACGGCCCGCCCCGGGTACTCAAGTCGCACGGGAAGGACAACCCCAACGTCACATGGCTAGACGTGGTGGAATTTGCGAAGAGCAAACCCGAACAATTCAACTTGGAAAAGAGCCGCAACGGTGTGCGAGTATGCCAGTTTTACACGAAGCAAAGCCGCGTGGAGATCAGCGAGGAGGACTTTGTGCTGATCGCCTCGGGGATGCCTCAAAAGATGATTCCCCCTCAGCCAATtatcgaggatgaggagaaggagcttggAGCTCTCGAAATCCTCGAGAAGAACCTCCAGCAAATAATCCAAGTTGCAGATCAAG TCTCTGCACGTGCCCGGCAACTTAACCATCGCTTGAAGAATCGTAGGACCGCCATCGTTACCCGGCGGGAGAGTGACGTGACTCTCCACAACTCTCGGCCACCGCAGCTTCATTCACAGACCCAGCCGCATCTTCCGCAACAACGCTCCATGAGTCCTGTTTGGCGCGACGCCAATGGCAATGCCCACGGTCCACTGAACGGTAATGGCAATGGCGCGTCCAACGCCCAGTCCCCGTCCAGCGGTTTCGTCGCAGTCAACACCGGTCGACATGGCGCGGAAGTTCCGGCGGAAGAGAATCCCTTGTCATCGCAGTTTTTATTCTCCCACTCCAACACGGAAAATGTGACGATCATAAACGGGACGTCTATCAAGGGTGCCTCTCCAACTACACGCGCTGAGTTGATGAAAAAGTTCTTCACTACGCAAGACCGCCAAGTGCGCAGTTCGTACGAAGAAGCCACTGGATCGAGCAACCGTCAGTCGTCGCGTCCTCGACCTAGAGTATCTGAAGGTGGCGGCGACTACAGCAGCATGTTCGCACCATCACCTGCCACAGTCGCTATTCCGAATACTCCGACTTCGTTACTTCCTCCCCCGAAATCACACCATCATGAGAAGGATGACGGCGGCCCATTTAAGATCGAGATGGTTGCCCGCATGGAAGAGCTACAGCGAGGTGATCGTATTATGCCACCTTGCGATCGATGCCGCCGTCTCCATATGGACTGTCTCAAGAATCTTACCGCATGCATGGGCTGCACAAAGAAGCACGCCAAGTGCTCTTGGCGAGACGTGAAAGAGGATGAGCTACGGGAAGCTCAGCGCGCTGATCGGGAGCATGCGGAGGACCCACATTCAAAGGAGACGTCCACCAGCCCTACTGCTACAGCCCCGGAACAGTCGTATCCATCTACTACCGTTCCCACACCtgccccagctccagctacCGTGCTACCCGAGCCAGAAAGGGGACGCGAGGGCCCGGCAGATGTCAACATCCGCAGGGAATCCGCACCGATTGCCGCACCGGTGTCACGACCCCCGCCCGGAAGGGAAGTATCCCCACGACGAGCAATGAGCGAGAACCAGGGCAGCCACAGTCACCCGTTCGGCCACGAACGACATGACCGAACTGGTAGGCGGATCAGTATCAACCGGAACGAACACGCCCGGGATGACCGGGATGATGTTCCGGATGCGCTGAGACAGGCCATACTTGATACATATAACACTCACCACCGAGCCGCGGCGAAAGCAAGTGTACATGAAGTTAGCAACGAGCGCGAGCGGGATCGCGAGCATGACAAGGAGCGAGAGCAGCGAGAGagagaacgagaacgagagCGCGAGCGCGAGCAGGAACGAGACCGGAAATTGGTGAGAGCATAA
- a CDS encoding intradiol ring-cleavage dioxygenase (COG:Q;~EggNog:ENOG410PFEK;~InterPro:IPR000627,IPR007535,IPR039390,IPR015889;~PFAM:PF04444,PF00775;~go_function: GO:0003824 - catalytic activity [Evidence IEA];~go_function: GO:0005506 - iron ion binding [Evidence IEA];~go_function: GO:0008199 - ferric iron binding [Evidence IEA];~go_function: GO:0016702 - oxidoreductase activity, acting on single donors with incorporation of molecular oxygen, incorporation of two atoms of oxygen [Evidence IEA];~go_function: GO:0018576 - catechol 1,2-dioxygenase activity [Evidence IEA];~go_process: GO:0006725 - cellular aromatic compound metabolic process [Evidence IEA];~go_process: GO:0009712 - catechol-containing compound metabolic process [Evidence IEA];~go_process: GO:0055114 - oxidation-reduction process [Evidence IEA]) translates to MDPSQVKVPPMKNLTVDNITENVIRINSLCEDERMKYVLERLVSHLHDFARETRLSSAEWMTGLKFLTEVGQICTDVRQEYILLSDVLGLSILVDSIDHPKPAGSTEGTVLGPFHTHEAEEITQGGLMSSDPKGEPLLVVCTIKDTAGNPVEGVKIDIWETDSTGHYDVQHADRAGPDGRCIMRSDKEGVFWFNAITPVPYPIPHDGPVGKLLKKLHRHPYRPSHMHFMFEKTGYDHLITALYLRNDPFETSDAVFGVKDSLVVDLGKAGPKYAAKYNVSEDQALLTYDFVLVSDTETSDLRAKNSKDALDKLGRKVKIVNGLPIPDLD, encoded by the exons ATGGATCCCTCCCAGGTCAAAGTCCCTCCTATGAAAAACCTCACGGTGGACAACATCACCGAGAATGTTATCCGCATCAACTCGCTCTGTGAAGACGAGCGAATGAAGTACGTCCTCGAGCGACTCGTCTCGCACCTCCATGACTTTGCGCGCGAGACCAGACTCTCCTCTGCGGAGTGGATGACCGGGTTGAAGTTTTTGACAGAGGTCGGACAGATCTGTACGGATGTTCGACAG GAGTACATTCTCCTCTCCGATGTTCTTggtctctccatcctcgtcgactCAATCGACCACCCCAAACCCGCGGGCAGCACAGAAGGCACAGTCCTGGGCCCCTTCCACACACATGAAGCCGAAGAAATCACACAAGGCGGACTCATGTCCTCCGACCCCAAAGGCGAGCCTTTGCTCGTGGTCTGCACAATCAAAGACACGGCGGGTAACCCCGTTGAGGGTGTGAAGATCGATATCTGGGAGACGGACTCGACGGGGCACTATGACGTGCAGCACGCGGACCGGGCTGGCCCAGACGGCCGGTGCATTATGCGCAGTGACAAGGAGGGTGTGTTCTGGTTTAATGCTATCACGCCGGTGCCGTATCCGATTCCGCATGATGGGCCTGTTGGgaagttgttgaagaagctgcaCCGCCACCCGTATAGGCCGAGTCATATGCATTTTATGTTTGAGAAGACGGGTTATGATCATTTGATTAC GGCGCTGTACCTCCGAAACGACCCCTTCGAGACATCCGATGCTGTCTTCGGTGTCAAGGACTCCCTTGTCGTGGACCTCGGAAAAGCCGGACCTAAGTACGCTGCTAAGTACAATGTGTCCGAGGACCAAGCCCTGCTCACATACGACTTTGTTCTTGTCTCCGACACGGAAACGAGCGATCTGCGCGCGAAGAACTCCAAGGATGCCCTGGATAAATTAGGGCGGAAGGTCAAGATTGTGAATGGGCTGCCGATTCCGGACCTTGACTAG
- a CDS encoding putative TGF beta receptor associated protein 1 (BUSCO:EOG09263OZR;~COG:U;~EggNog:ENOG410PIKE;~InterPro:IPR032914,IPR001180;~go_process: GO:0016192 - vesicle-mediated transport [Evidence IEA]), whose protein sequence is MVSDGDDIISRKRRKIGPHKAAPYIFKPLFDQVPVAGDDAEGDVHITCVEYWNDNLYIGTSAAEILHFVCLPPNPSDESNEPSFILASRLPISFSQNSSLPSQPGIQQILILPTANKACVLCNGMTTFYMLPELSPAFGGNTKVNNCRWIGGLDLNIAPDEPENPMVMISTNNRLMLVKIGDGARLVRNIEFPGCLKLSRRGIISCVADGRNYSLLDVEHQQKIPLFPISFADEMLDSGQVEDMPVPPTSKSPLSTLSGSPPDEGHGHSRSSSLNTLAGMLQPTAPQRSSSSDRSRSLTPEQSEAGTPRRSVSRERGEGTSPGGSPRVSSEQTSRDPQTAAADERKPLPPLPKQPSTELTPHILSPTSSEFLLVRGSDETEPGVGMFVNVDGDVVRGTITFHRYPKSIVIDRGDETNFIPSPENTKDELVLAIIESDEDGQTRRFIEVQPWDVDPAEAEEHKSWVELPSMQAEQPKYAGISHTLSPTQLEIQDLGKLLRMVRLKTPPLSTYAPAADPRTQASIEQLQKEKELFESQETSGSDEAKKPLDWEAERNAEEAKIAQVMGKTRSSLVMWAGDRIWRIVRNPLTTQLDDVLQSSQAALDNGHTLDRNAIWDIIEVVQQTEPRSEAEFLGLNFLKQKASLLLLGDLLFMEPHARNDAVIDTTEKALIVGNLDPRIAMILIPLLRAETLQSSQGIWVHAGLAETAEAYMQQADRAGESLTGFFDAGVLDMMKRFLLSWQQKRGYGSISDESYVFDSVDAALLRLLLAQCDSMTKEQAGSIGLRSELNRLVDHWKGNFDHAVALLESYHRLYVLSRLYQSRKMSGNVLKTWRRIIEGEVDAGGEITPASVEVQMRRYLVKIKDVQLVEEYGSWLAERNPQLGIQVFADNTSRVILDPSDAVKLLKERAPNAVQEYLEHLVFSKNYAQYADDLLQYYLDTVISVLETSPEARASLSESYSTYRALRPPKPTYMNFITENLPSDPWWQSRMRLLQLLGGGSTTQFTSTPAPSLNYSIPAVLARIEPFQNELVSESIILDGLQGRHREALRLYTHGLGDYDAATRYCLFGGPRSTSSTGAPLEFAEKSRQSELFRYLLDEFLQIQDLSERIERTSDLLGRFAAWFDVREILSIIPDDWSVDILNGFLAHVFRVLVSESREVRIERALSAGQNLRVAAEHISGIEKVGGWVEDEEGLKRLRGGGHGQINAARGETESDFGDMVEAGDS, encoded by the exons ATGGTGTCGGACGGGGACGACATCATCTCGCGCAAGAGGCGCAAGATTGGCCCTCACAAAGCTGCTCCATATATATTCAAACCGCTCTTCGACCAGGTACCTGTCGCGGGCGATGATGCGGAGGGGGATGTACATATTACATGTGTCGAGTATTGGA ATGACAACCTGTATATCGGAACTTCAGCAGCGGAGATCCTGCACTTCGTCTGTCTTCCACCCAACCCCTCCGACGAATCGAACGAACCGTCCTTCATCCTAGCTTCAAGATTACCCATATCCTTCTCCCAAAACTCCTCTCTTCCTAGCCAACCGGGCATCCAGCAGATTCTTATTCTTCCAACCGCCAACAAGGCATGCGTCCTTTGCAATGGAATGACTACTTTTTATATGCTGCCGGAGCTCAGTCCGGCTTTCGGCGGCAACACAAAGGTCAACAATTGCCGTTGGATTGGCGGTCTTGACTTGAATATCGCACCAGATGAACCCGAAAATCCCATGGTGATGATTTCGACCAATAATCGCCTGATGCTGGTGAAGATTGGCGATGGCGCTCGCCTGGTCAGGAATATTGAGTTTCCGGGGTGCCTAAAGCTGTCGCGAAGAGGCATTATATCTTGTGTCGCCGATGGCCGAAACTATTCTTTACTTGATGTGGAGCACCAGCAGAAAATACCTCTATTCCCGATATCTTTCGCGGATGAGATGCTGGACTCTGGTCAGGTAGAGGATATGCCAGTTCCGCCTACCTCGAAGTCACCCCTGTCAACGCTAAGCGGCTCACCACCCgatgaaggccatggccataGCCGAAGTTCCAGCCTGAATACACTTGCAGGAATGTTACAGCCTACGGCCCCGCAGCGGTCCTCATCGAGCGATCGGTCAAGATCGCTTACTCCCGAGCAGTCGGAAGCCGGAACACCGAGACGATCGGTATCAAGAGAGCGCGGCGAAGGCACGTCTCCAGGCGGCTCTCCAAGGGTCTCTTCCGAACAAACCTCACGCGACCCGCAAACCGCAGCTGCAGATGAACGGAAACCTCTTCCGCCGCTGCCAAAGCAGCCGTCTACCGAGCTGACACCACACATCCTGTCTCCAACGTCGTCGGAGTTTCTACTAGTGCGGGGTTCCGATGAGACCGAACCTGGCGTTGGAATGTTCGTCAACGTGGATGGCGACGTGGTGCGAGGCACAATTACATTCCACAGATATCCCAAGTCAATTGTTATTGACAGGGGCGACGAAACAAACTTCATACCATCACCAGAAAATACGAAGGATGAACTTGTCCTTGCCATCATAGAATccgatgaagatggccagaCAAGAAGGTTTATAGAGGTGCAGCCGTGGGATGTTGACCCAGCCGAGGCGGAGGAACACAAAAGCTGGGTAGAACTACCGTCAATGCAAGCTGAACAGCCAAAATACGCCGGAATCAGCCACACGCTCAGCCCAACCCAGTTGGAAATCCAGGACTTGGGAAAACTGCTGCGGATGGTTCGTTTAAAGACTCCTCCCTTGTCCACATATGCACCTGCCGCGGATCCTAGAACCCAGGCGTCGATTGAACAGCtgcagaaagaaaaggagctGTTTGAGTCCCAGGAAACGTCCGGGTCCGATGAGGCCAAAAAACCGTTAGATTGGGAAGCCGAACGGAATGCAGAAGAGGCAAAGATAGCGCAAGTGATGGGGAAGACGCGGAGTAGCCTTGTTATGTGGGCCGGAGATCGAATCTGGCGCATCGTGAGGAATCCATTAACCACACAACTAGACGATGTTTTGCAAAGCTCCCAAGCGGCCCTCGACAATGGACACACCCTTGATAGGAATGCTATTTGGGATATTATTGAAGTGGTTCAACAAACAGAACCCAGGTCAGAGGCAGAATTTCTTGGACTAAACTTTTTGAAGCAGAAagccagccttcttcttctgggtgaCCTTCTCTTCATGGAACCGCACGCCAGGAATGATGCAGTGATTGACACGACAGAGAAAGCACTCATCGTTGGAAACTTGGATCCTCGCATTGCCATGATATTGATTCCTCTCCTGCGCGCTGAAACGCTACAGAGTTCACAAGGCATATGGGTTCATGCGGGGCTAGCAGAAACGGCGGAGGCCTACATGCAGCAAGCCGACAGAGCAGGGGAGTCGCTGACGGGATTCTTTGACGCTGGAGTTCTGGATATGATGAAacgctttcttctctcttggCAACAGAAGCGCGGATATGGCAGTATATCAGACGAGTCGTACGTTTTTGACAGCGTGGATGCAGCTCTCCTTCGCCTTTTACTCGCACAGTGTGATAGCATGACCAAGGAGCAGGCTGGCTCTATAGGATTACGCTCGGAACTCAACAGGCTTGTTGATCACTGGAAGGGCAATTTTGACCACGCTGTGGCGCTGTTGGAGAGCTACCACCGACTGTATGTTTTGAGTCGCTTGTACCAAAGCCGAAAAATGTCTGGCAACGTTTTGAAGACTTGGCGGCGGATCATTGAGGGCGAGGTAGATGCAGGTGGTGAAATTACTCCGGCAAGTGTTGAGGTGCAGATGCGACGGTATCTGGTGAAGATCAAAGATGTGCAGCTTGTCGAGGAATATGGTTCGTGGTTAGCTGAACGGAATCCCCAACTCGGTATCCAAGTGTTCGCGGACAACACGAGTCGGGTCATACTCGACCCATCAGATGCTGTGAAGTTGCTGAAAGAGCGTGCACCAAATGCTGTCCAGGAGTATCTGGAACACCTTGTGTTCTCAAAGAAT TACGCCCAATACGCAGACGACCTTCTGCAGTACTATCTTGACACTGTGATTTCTGTGCTCGAAACGTCACCCGAAGCTCGGGCTTCCCTTTCTGAATCGTATTCTACGTACCGTGCCCTCCGACCACCCAAGCCTACATATATGAACTTTATCACAGAGAACCTACCCTCAGATCCGTGGTGGCAGTCTCGAATGCGTCTCCTCCAGCTACTTGGAGGGGGCAGCACTACCCAATTCACGTCCACTCCCGCCCCGAGCCTCAATTATTCTATTCCGGCAGTTCTCGCTCGCATTGAGCCCTTCCAAAACGAGCTGGTTTCCGAGTCCATTATCCTAGACGGACTGCAAGGCCGCCACCGGGAGGCCCTCCGCCTCTATACACATGGGCTAGGCGACTACGATGCCGCCACCCGGTACTGTTTGTTCGGCGGCCCTCGAAGCACAAGCTCGACAGGCGCACCTTTGGAATTCGCTGAGAAATCGCGCCAATCTGAGCTATTCCGGTATTTACTGGATGAATTCCTACAGATTCAAGATCTATCTGAGCGAATCGAACGCACGAGTGACCTCCTCGGGCGGTTCGCCGCTTGGTTTGATGTACGCGAGATCCTCAGCATCATCCCCGACGACTGGAGCGTGGACATTCTAAATGGCTTCTTGGCACATGTCTTCCGCGTGCTTGTCTCGGAGTCACGCGAGGTGCGGATCGAGCGGGCGCTCTCGGCAGGCCAGAACCTCCGAGTGGCCGCAGAGCATATCTCCGGCATAGAGAAAGTTGGGGggtgggttgaggatgaagaaggattGAAGCGGTTGCGGGGAGGAGGGCACGGACAAATCAACGCTGCGCGGGGAGAGACGGAGAGTGATTTTGGAGATATGGTGGAGGCGGGAGACTCATAG
- a CDS encoding SDR family oxidoreductase (COG:V;~EggNog:ENOG410PMUF;~InterPro:IPR036291,IPR001509;~PFAM:PF13460,PF01073,PF01370;~go_function: GO:0003824 - catalytic activity [Evidence IEA]), which produces MNIMAIEFVLVTGATGFIGAHIVDALLARGLRVRGATRSMAKGEAMMKVRPQYKAHLEFVQINDFESPGGIVDAVKGVDGIIHTASPFTYDTTDNEKELIIPALNGVNAVMEAASTNPNITRIVLTSSFASVVDITRKPPPYFTYTAADWNPLTYEEAIDKSTNAVVAYRGSKKFAERAAWEYIRTKKPSFDLVTLCPPMTFGPVVHPVDGVEKLNESNATLWKVASGDQLPVARVPFWIDVRDLAQAHVGALLREEVSGKRYTTTAPERFSYALAAEIIRGEFEELRDGVSAEAQDVDESHGLDGETAARELGYQYRSFGETVRDLVRQALEMK; this is translated from the exons ATGAACATTATGGCCATCGAGTTTGTCCTCGTCACCGGTGCAACCGGCTTCATCGGCGCCCACATCGTCGATGCTCTTCTAGCCCGCGGCCTACGGGTGCGGGGCGCCACACGCTCCATGGCCAAGGGCGAGGCCATGATGAAAGTGCGCCCACAATACAAAGCGCATCTTGAATTCGTCCAGATCAACGACTTCGAGAGCCCAGGGGGCATAGTCGATGCCGTGAAAGGCGTCGATGGGATAATCCACACAGCGAGT CCCTTCACATACGACACAACAGACAACGAAAAGGAACTCATCATCCCCGCCCTGAACGGCGTCAACGCCGTCATGGAGGCTGCCTCTACAAACCCCAATATCACCCGCATAGTCCTTACCTCATCCTTTGCCTCCGTCGTAGACATCACCCGCAAACCACCGCCTTATTTCACGTACACCGCCGCAGACTGGAACCCGCTGACTTACGAAGAGGCAATCGACAAATCCACCAACGCCGTCGTCGCATACCGAGGCTCGAAGAAATTCGCTGAGCGCGCGGCGTGGGAGTACATCCGTACCAAGAAGCCCTCGTTTGACTTGGTTACGCTCTGCCCACCTATGACGTTTGGACCGGTGGTTCACCCTGTTGACGGTGTGGAAAAGCTCAACGAGTCGAATGCGACACTGTGGAAGGTTGCCAGTGGGGACCAGCTTCCTGTTGCGCGGGTGCCGTTCTGGATTGACGTGCGAGATTTGGCGCAGGCGCATGTTGGTGCGTTGCTTAGGGAGGAGGTTTCCGGGAAGAGATATACGACTACAGCGCCGGAGCGGTTCTCGTATGCGCTTGCGGCGGAGATTATTAGGGgggagtttgaggagttGAGGGATGGGGTTTCTGCTGAGGCTCAGGATGTCGATGAGAGTCATGggttggatggggagacggCGGCGAGAGAGTTGGGGTATCAGTATCGGTCTTTCGGGGAGACGGTGAGGGATTTGGTGAGGCAGGCTTTGGAGATGAAGTAG